DNA sequence from the Amycolatopsis sp. Hca4 genome:
CGCGGCGCCGGGCATGGCTTCGGCCAGGCCGACGAAGTCGACGCTCAACGCGGCTCGCGGGCCGCCCGCGGTCTCGACGACGTGCGCGCTCGTGAGCACGTGGTACTCGTCCAGCACCGTGCCCGCTCCGCACACCCGGCCGAGTTCGTCGTGCAACCGGACCCGCCAGCGTCGTCGCTCACGCTCGAACCCCATTCGGCGGACCCTACGCCGTGATCGCCACGCGTTGGCGCCGACCCACTTACCCAGCGGTAATGGCTCACCCGAACGGAGTCATCCGTTCGGCACAACGCGCGTTCAGAAGCGGCCGAACACGCTGCTGCCCGGTGCGGCCGGGTCGTCGCCGGCCCAGAACTCGTACCAGTGCCGGGTGAACTCCTCGCGGGAGAGGCGGCCGTCGCCGTCGGAATCGAGGAGGGCGAAGACGTCTTCGGACGGGGTGCCGACGCCGTTCCACGCCGCGATGAGGCGGTCGTACTCGGCGGCGGAGATGACGCCGTCGCCGTTTTCGTCGACGGCCTCGAACATCGCCTCCGCCGTGCCGGTGACCGCACCCGGCATCGCCGGCAGCTCGTCGACGACCTGCAGGACCTGGTCGAGGCTGACCTTGCCGCCCCCGCCGGCGGCGTCGTCCAGGGTGGCCCACCAGCCCATCATGATGCCGGTGAGCCGCTGGCCGCCGGGCGAGCTGGCGTCGGTGCCGCGCAGGTCGAGCCACCGCGCGGTGAGCGCCCGGAAGTCGGTCTCCGTCAGGTAGCCGTCGCCGTCGTCGTCCATCGCGCCGAAGACGCCGGAGATCTTGCGCCGCTGGAAGTCACTGGCCATGGCGCCCAGCATCGCCGCGGTGCGTGAGCCCCGACGACGTCCGCCCGAGTACTTCCGCGCCACGACCCGGTGATCCGGGTCGTGACGCAGAGCGATGCCTAATGTGCGGCTTCGTTCCAGGACCGGCCGTAGCCGACCGAGACCTCGAGCGGCACCGCGAGCGCGTACGCCGAGCCCATGCCCTCGCGCACCAGCTTCTCCAGCTGCTCCTTCTCACCGTCGGCGACTTCCAGCACCAGTTCGTCGTGGACCTGCAGCAGGATCCGGCTCTTCAGCTTGGCCTCGACGAGCGCGCGGTGGACGTTGAGCATCGCGACCTTGATGATGTCGGCCGCGCTGCCCTGGATCGGGGCGTTCAGCGCCATCCGCTCGGCCATCTCGCGGCGCTGGCGGTTGTCGCTGTTGAGGTCCGGCAGGTAGCGGCGGCGGCCGAAGATCGTCTCCGTGTACCCGCACTTCGCCGCTTCGCCGACCACCGAGTGGAGGTAGTCGCTGATGCCGCCGAAGCGGGCGAAGTACGCCTCCATCTGCTCCTTGGCTTCTTCGGTGGAGATCCGAAGCTGCTGCGAAAGCCCGTACGCCGACAGCCCGTACGCGAGCCCGTACGACATCGCCTTGACGCGGTAGCGCAGCTCCGGCGTGATCTCCTCCGGCGGCATCGAGAACGCCCGCGACGCGACGAACGTGTGCAGGTCCTCGCCGGAGTTGAACGCCTCGATCAGGCCCTCGTCCTTCGACAGGTGCGCCATGATCCGCATTTCGATCTGGCTGTAGTCCGCGGTCATCAGCTCGGTGAAGCCCTCGCCGACGACGAAGGCGTCGCGGATGCGGCGGCCTTCTTCGGTGCGGACCGGGATGTTCTGCAGGTTCGGCTCGGTCGAGGACAGCCGCCCGGTGGCCGCGATCGTCTGCAGCAGCGTGGTGTGGATCCGGCCGTCGTCGGCGACGGCCTTGATCAGGCCCTCGACGGTGGTGCGCAGCTTGGTCGCGTCCCGGTGCTCCAGCATGTGCTGCAGGAACGGGTGCTCGGTCTTCTCGAACAGGCCCTGCAGCGCCTCGGCGTCGGTGGTGTAGCCGGTCTTGGTGCGCTTGGTCTTCGGCATGCCGAGCTCGTCGAACAGCACGACCTGCAGCTGCTTGGGCGAGCCGAGGTTGATCTGCTTGCCGATCACCGCGTACGCCTCTTCGGCGGCCTGGGTGACCCGCGAAAGGTAGTGCGCCTCCAGCGAAGTCAGCTGCTCGAGGTCGACGGCGATGCCGGCGATCTCCAGCTCGGTGATGACTTCCAGCAGCGGCAGCTCCAGCTCGGCGAGCAGCTTCGCGCCGCCGATCTGCTCCAGTTCCTTCTCCAGCGCGCCGGCCAGCTCGAAGATCGCGCGGCCTTGACCAGCTCTTCCTGGATCTCCTTCTGCTCCAGGCCTTCCGCACCGCCGTCGAGCAGGGACAGCTGGCCGTCGCCGCCGTCGGTCTCCGAGCGCAGCTCGCGGTGCAGGTAGCGCAGGGCGAGGTCGTCCAGCTCGAACGTGCGCTGCCCGGGTCGCACGAGGTAGGCGGCGAGCGCGGTGTCCATGGCGAGCCCGGCGAGGACCCAGCCGCGCGCGCGGATCGCGTGCAGCGGGACCTTGAGGTCGTGTCCGGTCTTGCGGATGGCGCCGTCGGCCAGCCAGGCGGCGAGCGCCGCGTCGTCCGCCTGGTCCATGGCCGTGACGTCGACATACGCGCCTTCGCCGTCGGCCGTGGCGAAGGCGATCGCGCGCAGGTCGGCCCGGACCGACGTGCCCACCGCGCGGAAGGACAGGGCCACCGGCTCGCCCGCGCCCGCGTGCTCGCTCAGCCACGCGCCCAGCGCACCCGGGGCCACCGCGGCCCCCGAGACCTCGAAGCCTTCGTCGGCCTCCGGCTCGGCGCTCTGCAGCGTCGCGAACAGCCTGTCGCGCAGGACGCGGAACTCCAGCTCGTCGAACAGCCGGTGCACCGCTTCGCGATCCCACGGGCGCAGCTCCAGCCCGGACGGCGCGACCTCCAGCTCGACGTCCCGGATCAGCTCGGTGAGCTGCCGGTTGAGCTGCACCGAGGACAGGTGCGCCCGCAGCGCGTCGCCGACCTTGCCCTTGACCTCGTCCACGCGGTCGATCAGGTCGTCGAGCGAGCCGAACTGCTTGATCCACTTGGCCGCGGTCTTCTCGCCGACGCCCGGGATGCTGGGCAGGTTGTCCGAGGGGTCGCCGCGCAGCGCGGCGAAGTCCGGGTACTGCCGCGGGGTGAGCCCGTACTTCTCCTCGACGGCGTCCGGGGTGAACCGGGTCATCTCCGAGACGCCGCGCTTCGGGTACAGCACGGTGACCTGGTCGCTGACCAGCTGCAGCGCGTCGCGGTCGCCGGTGCAGATCAGGACGTCGAAGCCGTCGGCCGTCGCCTGCGTGGTGAGCGTGGCGATGATGTCGTCGGCCTCGAAGTTCTCCTTGACCAGCGACGGGATGCCGAGCACCTCGAGCACCTCCTTGACCAGGTCCACCTGGCCGCGGAACTCGTCCGGCGTCGTGCTGCGGTTCGCCTTGTAGTCGGCGTAGGTCTCCGACCGGAACGTCTTGCGCGAGAGGTCGAACGCCACCGCGAGGTGGGTCGGTGCTTCGTCGCGCAGCAGGTTGATGAGCATCGAGGTGAAGCCGAAGACCGCGTTCGTGACCTGACCGGTCTTCGTCCTGAAGTTCTCCGCGGGCAGGGCGAAGAACGCGCGGTAGGCCATCGAATGGCCGTCGATCAGCAGCAGCTTCGGCCGCGGTTCGAGGGTCGCGGTTCCTGTGGCGTTGGCAACGGTCGTCTTCTCACTCGGGCTCACGGGGCCGAGTCTAGGCTGAGGGTCCGACACTCTTACGTGTCGCATAGGAAGAGGAGCACTGCGTGACCGACCGTGCCGTCCCCATCGACGTGGACCGCTTGTCCGGCATCGACCCGGCGGCCGCGGACCAGCAGCTGAACGACAAGGTCGGGATGCAGCTCATCGAAGCGACCCCCGAACGCGTGGTCGGCACCATCCCGGTCGAGGGCAACCTCCAGCCGTACGGGCTGCTGCACGGCGGCGCGAACGCCGTGCTCGCCGAGGCGCTGGGCTCGACCGTCGCCGCGCTCAACGCCGGCCCCGGCCGGGCGGCGATGGGGCTGGAGCTGTCCTGCACCCACCACCGGGCCGTGCGCTCGGGCAAGGTGACCGGGGTCGCGACCCCGCTGCACGTCGGCCGCGGCACGATCACCGCGGAGATCGTGCTGACCGACGACGAGGGCCGCCGCACCTGCACCGCGCGGCTCACCTGCGTGGTCCGGGACCGCCCGCCGGGCTCCTGAGCCCCGTGGACCTCGACGTCGCCCAGGTCCGGGCGTTCGTGGTCACGGCGGAGCAGCGGCACTTCGGGCGGGCCGCCCAGGCGCTGTTCCTCACCCAGCAGGCGTTGTCGAAGCGGATCCGGAAGCTCGAAGACGCGCTCGCGACCCCGCTGTTCCTGCGCACGCCCCGCTCGGTGGAGCTGACCGCCGACGGCGAACGGTTCCTCCCGCACGCGCGCGAGCTGGTGCGGGTGGCCGACGCCGCGGTGGCCGCGATGGGTGCCGACGACCGGCCGCTGCGGCTGGACCTGGTCGACCACCGGCTCTCCCCGATGTTCCTGCTCCGCCGGCTGGCCGCGCACGAGCCGGGGCTGCGCATCGACCGGGTCGCCGGCCGCGGGTTCGCCAACGCGATCGACCCGCTGCTGTCCGGCGAGCTCGACGCCGCCTTCGGCCGGGTGTCCGGCTGCGGACGGCCGCTGCCCGACGAGCTGGAGCACCGGCCCGTCCGGCTCGAGCCGCTGGTCGCGCTGCTGGCGCCGGAACACCCGCTGGCCGTGCAGGACGTCATCCGCCTCGAGGAGCTGCGGGCCGACGGGATCTGGCTGCCCGGGCTCGGCGGCCCGCCGGAATGGCTGTCCTACCTGCACGAGCTGTGCGAGCGGTTCGCCGTGCCGATCGACGACTCCGGCGTCAGCTACGACCTGCGCCACACCCTCGAGCAGACGCGGTACGGCAAGCGGCGCGTCACCCTGGCCGGCGCCGACATGGAACTGGCGCCGGACCTCAACCTCAAGGTGCTGCCGTTCGAGCCGTCGCCGCTGTTCCCGTGGTCGCTGGTCTGGCGGCGGGGCAAGGCGCACCCGGCGCTGCGGCGGCTGCTGGCCGTCGCCGGGCGCACCAGCCGCGACGAGGACTGGTGCGCCTACGACCCGGAGCACGCCTGGCTGCCGTCCGCGGACGTCAGCCTCGCCACCGCCGTGCGAACCACTCGCTGAAGGCGGCGTCGACGCGGGCCGCGGCCGGCGTCCCCGGCGGGAACTCGTGCGCCATCCCCTCGACCGTGACCAGCTCGGCCCCCAGCTTCGCCGCCAGCGCGGCCGCGGGCTCGCGCACGGCGATGTCGTCGTCGGCGCCGGCGACCAGCAGCAGCGGCGCGGTCAGCTCGGCGGCCCGGTCGACGAAGTCGTAGCGCGCCGCGACCGCCCGTGACCGCTCGGTCCACGCGTACGTCACGCCGAAGCGCCGCTCGTTGGCCGTGATCATCGGTGCCAGCTGGACGAGCGGGCTGGCCACCGCCGCGGCCGCGATCACCGCCTCGCCGCGGGCCAGCACCTCCAGGGCGACCAGCGCCCCGGCCGAGCCGCCGAACACCCCGAGCGGGCCGGTCGCGCCGGGCAGCCGGTCGCGCAGCTCGGCCAGCGCGGCCGGGAACTCCCCCGCGGCCTGCTCGGTCACCGGCTCGAAGACGTTCAGGACGGCGTCCTCGCTCGCGCGCCGGAAGACCTCCTCGGGGCCGCCCTCGGGCAGCCGCGCCCCGGAGAGCGGGAGCCCGAAGTACACCCGCCACGCCTGCAGGCCCGCCATCGGGACGGCCTCCGCCATCGCGCGTTCGCTCGACGGCTCGTCCATCAGGTGCCAGCCCGCCACCAGCGCCGCCGGCGCGTCCGGGTCCGCCGGCGGTGCCGCCACGAACGGCACTCCCGCGGCGACGCCCTCGATCAGCTCGCTCATCGTTCTCTCCCTGTCTGTCGGCTGCCTCCAGCCAACCGCCGCGGGCGGGGACCGGTCCAACAGCCGTTCCGGCGGCCACGACAACCGTCGGTTGTGCCAAGCCGGGTGGCCTTTCGGGCAGACCTGAACGAGGGGGGTGGGTCCGTTCGGCCGCCCGAACCGGACGTAAGGTGCATCCCTACGGCGGTGCCCGCTCGACCGGACGCCCGCCAGGGTGAACAGCGGATCGCCGGGAAACCGGCAACGGCGGGCTCGCCGAAATGGGCGATGACATACCGGTGAAACACGGCTGTCACCCATTCGCAGAACGAGCGCCGATACTTAGCATCGCTGCGTGACCAGCAGCGGGTCACGGGGAAACTTTGTTCGGCTTTTCGTGCAATTCGTGTCGGTTGCGATCGTCACGATGTGGACACAGAGTAGTGAGGCCGCCTGTGCACAAGACGGCCGAGAGGGATATCTTCCTGCCCTAACCTAGCCCCTGTGTCGGGGGCAACGCCTACCGGCGGCTGGTTGGTCATGGGAGGTAGTCGGTGTCAGGAGTGCGTTTTGGACGGGTTCTCGCCCTCGCAGCGGCGACGTCGCTCGCGCTGGCGGGCTGCGCCGGTGGCGGCTCGTCCAGCAACAGTGGTGACGGCAGCACGCTGAAGATCGGGTTCATGGGCGACCTGACCGGGGAGAACTCCGGGATCGTGATCCCCCCGAACAACGGCGCCAAGCTCGCCATCGACGAGTACAACGCCACGAACCCCAAGGTGAAGCTCGAGCTGAAGAACTACGACAGCCAGGGCAAGCCGGAGCAGGCCACCTCGCTGGTGCAGACCGCGATCGGGACGGACAAGATCACCGCCCTGATCGGCCCGGCGTTCTCCGGTGAGTCGAAGGCCATCGGCGGCGTCCTCGAGCAGGGCAAGGTCCCGAGCGTGTCGCCGTCGGCGACCAACCCGGGCCTGGCGAAGAACGGCTGGAAGTACTGGCACCGCGTCGTCGCGAACGACAACGACCAGGGCCCGGCCATCGCGAACTTCCTCATCACGGCGAAGTCGCCGAAGAACGCGTACGTCATCTCGGATGACCAGGAGTACAGCGTCGGCCTGGCGGACGCCTTCGAGAAGACCTTCAAGGACAAGGGCATCACGACCGAGCGCGACAAGTTCGCCAAGGACGCGTCCGACTACTCCTCGACGGTCCAGAAGGTCAAGGCCGCGAACCCGGACGTCATCACCTTCGGTGGCTACTACGCCCAGGGTGGCCGGCTGCTCAAGCAGCTCCGCGACGGTGGCGTGAAGGCCATCTTCGCCACCGGTGACGGTTCGCTCGACCCGCAGCTGGTCTCGGGCGCGGGCGCCCAGGCCGCCGAAGGTGCCGTCGTCGGCTGCCCGTGCAACATCCCGGACGCCGGCGCCAGCAACGAGTTCGCCACCAAGTACAAGGCCAAGTTCAACGTCGACCCGGCGATCTACGCCACCGAGGGCTACGACGCCGCGACCGCCATCATCAACGCGGTCAAGGCCGGCAACACCACCGGTGAGAAGATCAACGACTTCCTGAAGACGGAAGACTTCAAGGGCGCGTCGAAGCAGGTCAAGTTCAAGGAGAACGGCGAGCCGGAGACGAACGCGATCTACGTGTACCAGGTCGTCGGCGGGGTCATCAAGAACCTCGGCGCCTCGACCGAAGCCAAGATCAACGGCTGACGGAGCTAGTTAACACCTAACGGGAGCGGGGGCGCTGTGGACGACCACAGCACCCCCGCTCCCCGCCAATGTGGCGACCATCCTCGCCCCGTCAGGTAAGGCAACTACGTCATGTTCCAAGATCTGCAGAGCCAGTTTCTGGGCAGCACCATCGGCGGCCTGGTAGCCGGCTCCATCTACGCCCTCATCGCCCTGGGCTACACGATGGTCTACGGCGTCCTGCGGCTGATCAACTTCGCCCACTCCGAAATCTTCATGATCGGGACGATGACGTCCCTGTTCATCCTCGTCACGATCGCGCCGACGGCGCCGTTCACGATCTTCTCGATGATCGGCATCCTGCTCCTGCTGATCGTCGCCTCCGCGCTGGTGTCCGGCGGTTCGGCGATCGTGCTCGAACAGCTCGCCTACCGGCCGCTGCGCAAGAAGGGCGCGACCCGGCTCGCCGCCCTGATCTCGGCGATCGGCGCCTCGCTGTTCCTGCAGGAGGCCTTCGGCCTCAAGATCATCCCCTGGCTGTTCGACAAGCCGGGCCGCGTCCAGCAGTCCGCGCCGCGGTTCGTGCCGCACGAGGAGCTGTTCCGGATCGGCAACGGCGTCGTGCGCACCGACCACGTCTTCGTGATCATCGGCGCGGTCATCGTGATGGTGGTGCTGGACCAGCTGGTCAGCCGCACCCGCATCGGCCGCGGTATCCGCGCCACGGCGCAGGACCCCGAAGCCGCCGTGCTGATGGGTGTCAGCATCGACCGGATCGTCCGCATCACGTTCCTGCTCGGCGGGGCCATGGCCGGTGTCGCGGCCGCCCTGTTCGTCATGGAGTACGAGAACACCGACTACCGCATCGGCTTCCTGCTCGGCATCAAGGCGTTCACCGCCGCGGTGCTCGGCGGTATCGGCAACCTGCGCGGCGCCCTGCTCGGCGGCATCGTGCTCGGCCTGGTCGAGAACTGGAGCTCCATCTTCCTCGGCTCGGCCTGGAAGGACGTCACCGCGTTCGTCGTCCTGGTGCTGGTCCTGATGTTCCGGCCCACCGGCATCCTCGGTGAATCGCTGCAGCGGGCACGCGCATGAAGGGCGAAGAAGTGGCTACCAGCAACGGAAAGCCCGCACGCGGCGGGTTCCACCCCGTCGACGGGTTGCGGGACTGGTGGGCGGACGCTCCGCAGTGGCAGCGTTACGGCGTCTACATCGCCCTGATCGTGTTCGCGCTGATCCTGCCCGCTCCGTGGATCGGGGCGTTCATGTCGCCGGACTCGGACTGGACGACGGTGCTGATCTTCCCGGTCGGCACGTACATCCTGCTCGCCGTCGGCCTCAACATCGTCGTCGGGCACGCCGGCCTGCTGGACCTCGGGTTCGTCGCGTTCTTCGCGATCGGGGCGTACACCTGGGCGTCCATCGGCACGTCGTACGGGTGGTCGTATTGGCCGACGGTGGTGCTCGGCATCTTCCTGGCGTCGATCTCCGGCGTCATCCTCGGCGCACCGACGCTGCGGCTCCGGGGTGACTACCTCGCGATCGTGACGCTGGGCTTCGGGGAGATCGTCCGGATCACCGCGAACAACACCGACGCCATCGGCGGGGCCCGCGGCATCACGAACGTGCCGCACCCGGAGCCGATCTTCGGGGTCGAGTTCTTCCTCGACCCGGCGCCGTACTACTACCTGATGCTGTTCGCGATCGTCCTCGTCATCACCTTCTCGGTGCGGCTCAACAAGAGCCGCGTCGGCCGGGCGTGGGCGGCGATCCGCGAGGACGAGGACGCGGCCGAGCTGATGGGCGTGCCGACGTTCAAGTTCAAGCTGCTCGCCTTCGCGATCGGCGCGATGATCGGTGGTTTCGCCGGCACGATCTACGCCAGCAAGGCCGTGTTCATCGAGCCGAACAACTTCCCGTTCATCCTGTCCGCGACCATCCTGGCCGCGGTCGTGCTCGGCGGCTCCGGCAACCTGCCCGGTGTCATCCTCGGCGCGTTCGTGATCGCGTGGCTGCCCGAGCGGTTCCGGTTCCTCTCCGAGTACCGCATCCTCATCTTCGGCTTCGTGCTGGTCCTGATGATGGCCCTGCGGCCGGAGGGTCTGCTGCCGTCCCGGCAGCGCAAGGCCGAACTACGGGAAGGAACCGGCGGCATGGGCGCCATGGGTGCCGAAGTGGCCGGGCCGGACTCCGAGGCATCGGCGGAGGTCGCCAAGTGAACGCCCTGCTCGAATTCGACAACGTGACCATGCGCTTCGGCGGCGTGACCGCCCTGCGCGAGGTCAACATCAGCATCAACCAGGGCGAGATCTTCGCCCTCATCGGCCCGAACGGCGCCGGCAAGACCACGGTGTTCAACGTGGTCACCGGCGTCTACCAGCCGACCGAGGGCCAGGTCCGCTTCGACGGCGACCGCATCGACGGGATGAAGCGGTTCCGCGTCACCAAGCGCGGCATCGCCCGGACGTTCCAGAACATCCGGCTGTTCCACAACATGACGGCGCTGGAGAACGTCATGGTGGGCGTCGACGCGCACCACAAGACGGGCGCGATCGGCGCGACGCTCGGCCTGCCGTGGCACCGCAAGGAAGAGAAGCACGGCCGCGAGGTGGCCAGGGAACTGCTCGACTTCGTCGGCATCGGCCGGGTCGAGCACAGCGTCGCGAAGAACCTCTCCTACGGCGACCAGCGCCGGCTGGAGATCGCGCGGGCGCTGGCCACCGACCCGAAGCTGCTGCTGCTCGACGAGCCGGCCGCGGGCATGAACCCGGCGGAGAAGAACGCCCTGCAGGCGCTGATCCGCAAGATCCGGGACGACGGCCGCACGGTGCTGCTCATCGAGCACGACATGGGCCTGGTCATGCACATCAGCGACCGGCTCGCGGTGCTCGACTTCGGGCAGAAGATCGCAGAAGGGCTGCCGCACGAGGTGCAGAACAACCAGAAGGTGATCGAGGCGTACCTGGGGGTGTCCGAAGATGCTTCTTGAGGTCCAGGACATCAACGTCCACTACGGCAAGATCGCGGCCCTCAAGGGCATGAGCATCGAGGTCGGCGAGGGTGAGATCGTCTCCCTCATCGGGGCCAACGGCGCCGGCAAGACCACGACGCTCAAGACGATCTCCGGGCTGCGGCCGCTCACCAGCGGCCGGATCCTGTTCAACGGCCAGGACATCTCGAAGACCCCGGGGCACAAGCGCGTGCTGCTCGGGATCGGCCAGTCGCCGGAGGGCCGGGGCGTGTTCCCCGGCATGACGGTGCAGGAGAACCTCCTGATGGGTGCCTACACCCGCAAGGACGACCTGAAGGCCGACCTCGACGAGGTCTACGAGCTGTTCCCGCGGCTGAACGAGCGCAAGACGCAGTTCGGCGGCACCATGTCGGGCGGCGAGCAGCAGATGATCGCCATCGGCCGCGCGCTGATGACGAAGCCGAAGGTGCTGCTGCTCGACGAGCCGTCGATGGGCCTGGCGCCGATGCTGATCGC
Encoded proteins:
- a CDS encoding branched-chain amino acid ABC transporter permease; translation: MKGEEVATSNGKPARGGFHPVDGLRDWWADAPQWQRYGVYIALIVFALILPAPWIGAFMSPDSDWTTVLIFPVGTYILLAVGLNIVVGHAGLLDLGFVAFFAIGAYTWASIGTSYGWSYWPTVVLGIFLASISGVILGAPTLRLRGDYLAIVTLGFGEIVRITANNTDAIGGARGITNVPHPEPIFGVEFFLDPAPYYYLMLFAIVLVITFSVRLNKSRVGRAWAAIREDEDAAELMGVPTFKFKLLAFAIGAMIGGFAGTIYASKAVFIEPNNFPFILSATILAAVVLGGSGNLPGVILGAFVIAWLPERFRFLSEYRILIFGFVLVLMMALRPEGLLPSRQRKAELREGTGGMGAMGAEVAGPDSEASAEVAK
- a CDS encoding PaaI family thioesterase codes for the protein MTDRAVPIDVDRLSGIDPAAADQQLNDKVGMQLIEATPERVVGTIPVEGNLQPYGLLHGGANAVLAEALGSTVAALNAGPGRAAMGLELSCTHHRAVRSGKVTGVATPLHVGRGTITAEIVLTDDEGRRTCTARLTCVVRDRPPGS
- a CDS encoding EF-hand domain-containing protein codes for the protein MASDFQRRKISGVFGAMDDDGDGYLTETDFRALTARWLDLRGTDASSPGGQRLTGIMMGWWATLDDAAGGGGKVSLDQVLQVVDELPAMPGAVTGTAEAMFEAVDENGDGVISAAEYDRLIAAWNGVGTPSEDVFALLDSDGDGRLSREEFTRHWYEFWAGDDPAAPGSSVFGRF
- a CDS encoding S9 family peptidase — its product is MSELIEGVAAGVPFVAAPPADPDAPAALVAGWHLMDEPSSERAMAEAVPMAGLQAWRVYFGLPLSGARLPEGGPEEVFRRASEDAVLNVFEPVTEQAAGEFPAALAELRDRLPGATGPLGVFGGSAGALVALEVLARGEAVIAAAAVASPLVQLAPMITANERRFGVTYAWTERSRAVAARYDFVDRAAELTAPLLLVAGADDDIAVREPAAALAAKLGAELVTVEGMAHEFPPGTPAAARVDAAFSEWFARRWRG
- a CDS encoding ABC transporter ATP-binding protein, whose protein sequence is MLLEVQDINVHYGKIAALKGMSIEVGEGEIVSLIGANGAGKTTTLKTISGLRPLTSGRILFNGQDISKTPGHKRVLLGIGQSPEGRGVFPGMTVQENLLMGAYTRKDDLKADLDEVYELFPRLNERKTQFGGTMSGGEQQMIAIGRALMTKPKVLLLDEPSMGLAPMLIAQIFDIIREINKRGTTVLLVEQNAQQALKLSDRAYVLETGRVVQSAPGAELLNDPKVRAAYLGGDLGV
- a CDS encoding branched-chain amino acid ABC transporter permease, with the translated sequence MFQDLQSQFLGSTIGGLVAGSIYALIALGYTMVYGVLRLINFAHSEIFMIGTMTSLFILVTIAPTAPFTIFSMIGILLLLIVASALVSGGSAIVLEQLAYRPLRKKGATRLAALISAIGASLFLQEAFGLKIIPWLFDKPGRVQQSAPRFVPHEELFRIGNGVVRTDHVFVIIGAVIVMVVLDQLVSRTRIGRGIRATAQDPEAAVLMGVSIDRIVRITFLLGGAMAGVAAALFVMEYENTDYRIGFLLGIKAFTAAVLGGIGNLRGALLGGIVLGLVENWSSIFLGSAWKDVTAFVVLVLVLMFRPTGILGESLQRARA
- a CDS encoding ABC transporter ATP-binding protein: MNALLEFDNVTMRFGGVTALREVNISINQGEIFALIGPNGAGKTTVFNVVTGVYQPTEGQVRFDGDRIDGMKRFRVTKRGIARTFQNIRLFHNMTALENVMVGVDAHHKTGAIGATLGLPWHRKEEKHGREVARELLDFVGIGRVEHSVAKNLSYGDQRRLEIARALATDPKLLLLDEPAAGMNPAEKNALQALIRKIRDDGRTVLLIEHDMGLVMHISDRLAVLDFGQKIAEGLPHEVQNNQKVIEAYLGVSEDAS
- a CDS encoding branched-chain amino acid ABC transporter substrate-binding protein, with the translated sequence MRFGRVLALAAATSLALAGCAGGGSSSNSGDGSTLKIGFMGDLTGENSGIVIPPNNGAKLAIDEYNATNPKVKLELKNYDSQGKPEQATSLVQTAIGTDKITALIGPAFSGESKAIGGVLEQGKVPSVSPSATNPGLAKNGWKYWHRVVANDNDQGPAIANFLITAKSPKNAYVISDDQEYSVGLADAFEKTFKDKGITTERDKFAKDASDYSSTVQKVKAANPDVITFGGYYAQGGRLLKQLRDGGVKAIFATGDGSLDPQLVSGAGAQAAEGAVVGCPCNIPDAGASNEFATKYKAKFNVDPAIYATEGYDAATAIINAVKAGNTTGEKINDFLKTEDFKGASKQVKFKENGEPETNAIYVYQVVGGVIKNLGASTEAKING
- a CDS encoding LysR family transcriptional regulator, which produces MDLDVAQVRAFVVTAEQRHFGRAAQALFLTQQALSKRIRKLEDALATPLFLRTPRSVELTADGERFLPHARELVRVADAAVAAMGADDRPLRLDLVDHRLSPMFLLRRLAAHEPGLRIDRVAGRGFANAIDPLLSGELDAAFGRVSGCGRPLPDELEHRPVRLEPLVALLAPEHPLAVQDVIRLEELRADGIWLPGLGGPPEWLSYLHELCERFAVPIDDSGVSYDLRHTLEQTRYGKRRVTLAGADMELAPDLNLKVLPFEPSPLFPWSLVWRRGKAHPALRRLLAVAGRTSRDEDWCAYDPEHAWLPSADVSLATAVRTTR